Genomic DNA from Leptospira broomii serovar Hurstbridge str. 5399:
TTCTCCCGATCTTCCGAATCGACTCCCGCTTCCTCGTAGACCTTGCGACGACCGGCCTCGTCTGCAACATTCCCCTGACCCACCGGTAGCATCGAAAATAATTGGGATCTACCCGTTAAAATATCAAACAGCTTGAACGCGACGGCTAAAGGACGAACATATACTCGCCCGGCTCCGACTTCATGCGAATAAATGGAATTGGTAAATACTTGAACCCCTCCGAAATCCGTGTTGATATCGGACATCACGCCCACATTGTAATTATCGATCCTCTGGTTGTTTACATATCTATTAACGATCGTTCCGTGACCGATATACCCGTCGTAAATTTTTCCCGCATAGACCGAAAAGGTAGTTTCACCCGGCTTGTACTGCCCGAAGGTTCCGTACCATATATTATTAATAAATCGTAAATATTCACTCTTTTGATCGTAATCGATTTTACGAATGCTTCCTATCTTTGCATTTGGATCGATCGGTGGAGTCTGATAAATTAGAAAGTTTGCTGGAACTGTAAGAGACATTCCGAAGTCTCCGCCGAAATTTAAGTTCAGAGTCGGAGCGATATAAAAATAATAATCGTTATTGTATTTGTTAATCCCCGCGTCGTACGTAAACGGATCCGGAGGTTGCATATATTGCCTACCGGGTGGAAACCATAATTGGGCCTCTAAATCCATGGTCCCGGGAATAGGAAATATAAGCATTGCGAAGAGGAATATTCCGGGATATAGAATGCCTTTCTTTATTTTCGTAAATGCTTTTAAATTCATATTCCATCCCGGAGAAAGTTTACCGGGCGTCCTCTTCTAAACTTCGTAAAACTTAAGAATAGTATCTATAGTATCGTAAACTCCGAACAGAATCTGAATCAAATACCGGACCGAATACTGACCGGTTTTTAGATCAAAATCGAATTCGAGGCGTGCTACCCGAAAAAAGATTCTCAAGAACGAAAACCAGCCAATAAGAATGAATTATCTTTATTTTGGAAATATTTTTCCTAGGAAATCCAATATACCCCATAAGGGATAGGCGACAGAGTCCAAGATTTTTAGAACAATATTCCGTTATATTAAATTTATTATCTTATTTAACGAATTATTTCTTGACGCTCGCAGATTGAAATCCGAGATATGAATGAAAGGAGCTCATTTATTCATATGGCTAGACAATACAAATCGGAAACCATCGCTCTTCACGCTGGTCAGGCACCAGATCCAACGACCACATCCAGAGCAGTCCCAATATACCAAACGACTTCCTACGTTTTCAAGGATACGGATCATGCAGCTCGTCTTTTCGGTCTGCAGGAATTCGGGAATATCTATACTAGAATCGGTAACCCGACCACGGACGTCCTAGAACAAAGAGTCGCGGCGTTAGAGGGCGGAGTTGCAGGATTAGCGACTGCATCCGGACAATCGGCGGAAACTCTTGCCTTGTTAAATATAGTCGAATCCGGGCAAGAAATCGTAGCTTCCTCCTCTCTGTATGGAGGAACATACAACCTACTCCACTATACTTTCCCGAAATTGGGAATTAAGGTTCATTTCGTGGATCAATCGGATCCGGAAAACTTCCGGAAAGCCGCGAACGAAAAAACTAGAGTCTTCTTTGCGGAAACATTAGGAAATCCTAAGTTAGATACTCTTGATATACAGGGGGTTGCAAAAGTCGCTCACGAACTCGGCGTTCCGTTAATGATCGATAACACGCTGCCTTCCCCTTACTTAGTCCAGCCGATCGAGCACGGAGCGGATATTGTCATTCACTCTTTAACTAAATTTTTAGGCGGACATGGAAGTTCCATCGGGGGAATTATCGTCGATTCGGGTAAATTCAACTGGGGAAATGGGAAATTCAAAAACTTCACCGAGCCGGATCCCAGCTATCACGGCTTGAAATTCTGGGAAGTATTCGGAAAGTTTGAACCGTTTGGAGGCGCAAATATAGCCTTTATCATCAAGGCCCGCGTTCAAGGCCTAAGGGATCTGGGCCCGGCGATTTCTCCTTTCAACGCCTGGAATATCATTCAAGGTATCGAAACATTACCTCTTCGCATAACCCAACATTCCGTAAACGCTCAGAAAGTCGCGGAATTCTTGTCCAAGCATCCGAAAGTAACCTGGGTCAATTATCCCGGCCTTCCTAACGATACAAACTACGCCTTGGCTAAAAAGTATCATAAAAGAAATCTCTTCGGCGCGATTTTAGGATTCGGCGTAAAGGGCGGAATCTCGGAAGCGAAGAAATTCATCGACCATTTGGAGTTATTCTCTCTGTTAGCGAACGTGGGAGATGCAAAATCCTTAGCTATTCACCCGGCCTCTACCACCCACCAACAACTCTCCCCTGCTGAACAGGCCTCAGCCGGAGTAACCCCCGATTTTATTCGATTGTCCGTAGGTCTAGAGCATATCGATGATATTATTACCGATTTAGACGAGGCTTTGAAAAAGGTGTGACGTCTAATTCCTCTAAGAAAATCCTCTAAAACAGCCACTTCTTAAGATTCCAGTCTAAGAATCTAGAGAGTGGCTTTCCCAATTTGGAAAAGAAGGAATGAATCTGGAAAAATCGGTCGGAATCGTCAAAACGGAAACGGTCACCTTGTCCGACCTACGCTTAGATAATGGATCCGTTCTTTCACCGGTCGTAATCGCGTACGAAACATATGGTAAACTTTCCAACAGGAAAGATAATGCAATTCTAATATGTCATGCACTCTCCGGAGACGCCCACGCCGCCGGCTTCCATACTTCCTCGGACAAACGACCGGGCTGGTGGGACGAATATATCGGCCCTGGAAAGGCGTTCGATACTAATAAGTATTTTGTAATCTCTTCGAACGTAATCGGAGGGTGTAAAGGCTCTTCAGGTCCTTTAACAATCAGTCCTGTTACTGGGAAACCTTTCGGTTCCAGCTTTCCTTTCGTATCCATCAAGGATATGGTCGCTGCGCAGAAATTATTAGTAGAGTATTTAGGCGTGGAAAAACTGTATTGCGTTGCCGGCGGTTCCATGGGAGGTATGCAAGCCCTGCAATGGAGTATTGCGTATCCGGAAAACCTGACCAATTGCATTATTTTAGCTTCTACCGCAGAGCATTCGGCTATGCAGATTGCTTTCAATGAGGTCGGTCGTCAGGCAATCTTATCCGACCCGAATTGGAATAACGGTCTATATGACGA
This window encodes:
- a CDS encoding O-acetylhomoserine aminocarboxypropyltransferase/cysteine synthase family protein translates to MARQYKSETIALHAGQAPDPTTTSRAVPIYQTTSYVFKDTDHAARLFGLQEFGNIYTRIGNPTTDVLEQRVAALEGGVAGLATASGQSAETLALLNIVESGQEIVASSSLYGGTYNLLHYTFPKLGIKVHFVDQSDPENFRKAANEKTRVFFAETLGNPKLDTLDIQGVAKVAHELGVPLMIDNTLPSPYLVQPIEHGADIVIHSLTKFLGGHGSSIGGIIVDSGKFNWGNGKFKNFTEPDPSYHGLKFWEVFGKFEPFGGANIAFIIKARVQGLRDLGPAISPFNAWNIIQGIETLPLRITQHSVNAQKVAEFLSKHPKVTWVNYPGLPNDTNYALAKKYHKRNLFGAILGFGVKGGISEAKKFIDHLELFSLLANVGDAKSLAIHPASTTHQQLSPAEQASAGVTPDFIRLSVGLEHIDDIITDLDEALKKV
- the metX gene encoding homoserine O-acetyltransferase MetX → MNLEKSVGIVKTETVTLSDLRLDNGSVLSPVVIAYETYGKLSNRKDNAILICHALSGDAHAAGFHTSSDKRPGWWDEYIGPGKAFDTNKYFVISSNVIGGCKGSSGPLTISPVTGKPFGSSFPFVSIKDMVAAQKLLVEYLGVEKLYCVAGGSMGGMQALQWSIAYPENLTNCIILASTAEHSAMQIAFNEVGRQAILSDPNWNNGLYDENSPRKGLALARMVAHITYLSDEKMREKFGRNPPRGNLLNSDFAVGSYLIYQGESFVDRFDANSYIYVTQALDHFSLGKGKELTAALTPAICRFLVVSYSSDWLYPPAQSREIVKSLEASDKRVFYVELNSKEGHDSFLLANQKQDDILRGFLENPAS